The following proteins are encoded in a genomic region of Inquilinus sp. KBS0705:
- a CDS encoding DUF3570 domain-containing protein: MRKIYLGVIAMYMGILASHAQTTPKPVKDSTNYEARKLKIDEVNFVSAYYHQNGNNSAVTGGIGTEKLTDFANTFDLQLSKYGKSGKKHTFLFELGVDHYTSASSDKIDPYSVSSASMQDTRVYPSLNWTVSNDKTGNAFGLTASYSHEFDYQSVGAGLNFTRLSKNKNTQFDFKANVFLDKWKVILPVELRPPGYGSGSDKEDNRPVDSKPRNSYSTSFSLSQVLTSRLQAAIIVEPSYQHGLLATKYQRDYFTDGSERVENLPDNRYKLPIGLRLNYFLDDHFIIRAFYRYYMDNWGIRAHTAELEIPVKLTSFVSVSPFYRYNTQVGTRYFAPYGQHDPNAQFYTSDYDLSSLHSNFVGANIRLSPPNGVFGSAHFTSLELRAGHYMRSTGLNSNIVTLALKFK, from the coding sequence ATGAGAAAAATATATTTAGGTGTTATTGCCATGTATATGGGCATTTTGGCCTCGCATGCGCAAACTACCCCAAAGCCTGTTAAAGATTCGACAAATTACGAAGCGCGTAAGCTTAAAATAGACGAGGTGAATTTTGTATCGGCCTACTATCATCAGAATGGTAATAACTCGGCGGTTACAGGCGGTATAGGAACCGAGAAACTGACCGACTTTGCCAATACCTTCGATCTGCAGTTATCAAAATATGGCAAAAGCGGTAAAAAGCATACTTTTTTGTTTGAGTTAGGGGTAGATCATTACACATCAGCTTCGTCTGATAAAATTGACCCTTACAGCGTTTCTTCGGCATCAATGCAGGATACTCGCGTATACCCATCGTTAAACTGGACGGTATCTAACGATAAAACAGGCAATGCCTTTGGCCTAACGGCATCATACTCGCACGAGTTTGATTATCAATCAGTAGGTGCGGGGTTAAATTTTACCAGGTTATCAAAAAACAAGAACACACAATTTGACTTTAAGGCGAACGTGTTTTTAGACAAGTGGAAAGTAATATTGCCCGTAGAGCTTAGGCCGCCGGGTTATGGCTCGGGTTCGGATAAAGAAGATAACCGCCCGGTTGATTCTAAGCCGCGTAACTCGTACAGTACATCATTCTCGCTTTCGCAGGTATTAACCAGCAGGTTGCAGGCGGCTATAATAGTAGAACCATCGTACCAGCATGGCTTACTGGCTACCAAATACCAGCGCGATTATTTTACAGATGGATCTGAAAGGGTAGAAAACCTGCCCGATAACAGGTACAAGCTGCCTATTGGTTTAAGGCTAAACTACTTTCTGGACGACCACTTCATTATACGCGCCTTTTACCGCTATTATATGGATAACTGGGGCATAAGGGCACATACGGCCGAACTGGAAATACCGGTAAAGCTAACCTCGTTTGTATCGGTAAGTCCGTTTTACAGGTATAATACCCAGGTGGGCACCCGTTACTTTGCCCCCTACGGCCAACACGACCCTAACGCGCAATTTTACACCAGCGACTATGACCTGTCGAGCCTGCACAGTAATTTTGTGGGTGCAAACATCCGCTTATCGCCGCCTAATGGGGTGTTTGGCTCAGCGCATTTTACCTCGCTCGAACTCAGGGCCGGACACTATATGCGCTCAACTGGTTTAAATTCTAACATTGTAACCCTGGCTTTAAAATTTAAATAG
- a CDS encoding DUF4266 domain-containing protein, giving the protein MPLKILTVACLCILGSMASCVAVKPYQKNRLNDTEMDLTARKSQKFEQSFQLYREGGSGANGGKSGGGCGCN; this is encoded by the coding sequence ATGCCCCTTAAAATTCTAACTGTGGCGTGCCTTTGCATACTTGGCAGTATGGCATCGTGCGTGGCGGTAAAACCCTACCAAAAAAACAGGCTAAATGATACCGAAATGGATCTGACCGCGCGTAAATCGCAAAAATTTGAACAAAGCTTTCAGCTTTACCGCGAAGGTGGTTCGGGTGCTAATGGCGGCAAAAGCGGCGGTGGTTGTGGTTGTAATTAA
- a CDS encoding FAD:protein FMN transferase, with product MPVTKAIKSELTVHKRVLKLMGNRFEISVVSSNAEWANRRIDMAIEEISRIEKLLTTFSDDSQTNQINANAGIAPVKVDKEVFDLIARSLKISDLTQGAFDITYGSIDKSLWNFDVNMTALPDAKTARESVRLINYKNVLLDAENTTVFLKEKGMRIGFGGIGKGYAADKAKAVLQSNGVESGIVNAAGDLITWGTQPNGKPWTIAIADPDQEVTPFSTLNISNMAIATSGNYAKYAVINGKKYSHTIDPKTGLPVSGIKSVSIISPSAEFADAMATPVTVMGVNVGLNLINQLQQTACVIIADNSCLYTSKNINIK from the coding sequence ATGCCGGTAACTAAAGCTATAAAAAGCGAGCTAACTGTTCATAAGCGGGTGCTTAAATTAATGGGCAACCGCTTTGAAATAAGCGTAGTAAGCAGCAATGCCGAATGGGCCAACAGGCGCATTGATATGGCTATTGAAGAAATTAGCCGCATAGAAAAGCTGCTTACCACTTTTAGCGATGATAGCCAAACCAACCAAATAAACGCCAATGCCGGCATAGCCCCGGTAAAGGTTGATAAAGAGGTTTTTGACCTGATAGCACGCTCTTTAAAAATATCCGACCTAACACAGGGTGCTTTTGATATTACCTACGGTTCTATTGATAAAAGCCTGTGGAACTTTGATGTAAACATGACCGCCCTGCCCGATGCGAAAACCGCGCGCGAATCGGTAAGGTTGATCAACTATAAAAATGTGTTGCTGGATGCCGAAAATACCACCGTTTTTTTAAAAGAAAAAGGAATGCGTATAGGCTTTGGCGGTATTGGCAAAGGTTACGCCGCCGATAAGGCCAAAGCGGTGCTACAAAGTAATGGTGTTGAAAGCGGCATTGTAAACGCGGCCGGCGACCTTATTACCTGGGGGACCCAGCCCAATGGCAAACCCTGGACAATAGCCATTGCCGACCCCGACCAGGAGGTTACGCCATTTTCGACCCTGAACATTAGTAATATGGCCATTGCCACATCTGGTAATTATGCCAAGTACGCTGTTATAAACGGTAAAAAATATTCGCACACTATCGACCCTAAAACCGGGTTGCCGGTAAGCGGTATAAAAAGCGTAAGCATTATTAGCCCCAGTGCCGAGTTTGCCGATGCCATGGCAACCCCTGTAACTGTAATGGGTGTTAACGTTGGTTTAAACCTTATTAACCAATTGCAACAAACCGCTTGTGTAATAATTGCCGATAACAGTTGCCTTTATACTTCAAAAAATATAAATATTAAATAA